Within Desulfobacterales bacterium, the genomic segment ATGAGCGGCCTGGTCATGCTGCCGCCCTCGGCCGGGCTGGAGGGAGTGGTCGATTATGTGGTGGAGCGGGTCAAGGCAGCCGGCTCCAATCCCTGCCCGCCGGTGCTGGTCGGGGTCGGCATGGGCGGCACCTTTGAGATGGCGGCCCTGTTGGCCAAGAAGTCCCTGCTCCGGCCCCTGGGCCGGGCCAACCCCCGGACCGAGGTGGCGGAACTGGAACAGGAGATCCTGGCCCGGATCAACAGGGAGGGCCAGGGCGTCCAGGGCTGGGGCGGCAACAACACCGCCCTGGCCGTGCACATGGATACCTATCCCACCCATATCGCCAGCTTGCCGGTGGCGGTCAATATCCAGTGCCATGCGCACCGTCATAAAGAAATTGAACTCTAGCAGGTGAACCGTCATGTCCTTAATGCGCGGCCGGCCGGCCCTGTCCGAAAATGTCAAGCAGATCCAGGTACCGTTTGCAGCCGGGGTACTTGCCACCCTGAAGGCCGGTGATCTGGTCAGCCTGACCGGTTATTTCTATACCGGCCGGGACCAGACCCACCGCCGGCTCTGCGCCCTGCTCGATCAGGGCGAGCCGTTGCCCGTGGACCTGGGCGGCCAGCTCCTTTATTATGTCGGCCCGAGCCCGGCCCGGCCCGGCCGGGTGATCGGCGCGGCCGGGCCGACCACCAGTTACCGGATGGATCCCTATACCCCGCGGCTGCTCGAACTGGGACTGGCCGCCACCATGGGCAAGGGGGCCCGTTCCCGGCCGGTGCGCGAGGCAATGGTCAAGCACGGGGCCGTCTATCTGGCCGCCGTCGGCGGGGCCGGGGCCTATCTGGCCCGCTGCATCCGCAAATGCGAGTTGGTGGCCTTTGAAGATGCCGGGCCCGAGGCCATGTTCCGTTTCGAGGTGGAGAACTTCCCGGCCGTGGTGATCAACGACCTGGCCGGCAACGACTATTATGAAATGGTGGCCAGGGGTAAGCGATCACCGGGCATTGAACCCGGAGTCTCGCAGGCTCGCTTCCCTGCTTTGTCATCGGCAGGTTCGCATACCGATGTATAGCCCACCTGGCGATGCCTTGCATCTCCGGCACCCTGTGTCTTACAGGGCAAGGAGTGTACTCGACAGGTGGTCGCGCCATCCTGTGAGCACACGAAAGGAGCCTGAATGTATACCCCGATTATCGGAACCCTGGGATTCGTGGTGTCACCCGATAAAAAGCAGGTCCTGCTGGTACACCGGAACCGGCGGCCGGACGACCAGCATCTGGGCAAGTTCAACGGCCTGGGCGGCAAGATGCTGGCCGATGAGGATGTGTTTACCTGCATGGAGCGGGAGATCCGGGAGGAGGCCGGGATCGAGTGCATTGATATTTCCCTGCGCGGCACCATCAACTGGCCCGGTTTCGGGCCCGGCGGCGAGGACTGGCTGGGGTTCATCTTCCGGATAGACCGGTTTCGCGGCGTCCCTTTTGCGGAGAACCAAGAGGGCGAGCTTCTCTGGAAGCCCATTGCCGGGCTGAATGAACTGCCGATGTGGGAAGGGGACCGCTGTTTCCTGCCCCTGGTTTTTGACGATCATCCCGGGATTTTTCATGGCTACATGCCCTATGCGCAGGGGCGTCTCAAGGGCTGGTCATGTGTGCGGCGGTAAGCCGTTCCGGTTGCGCCACCCCGAGACAAACCGCTTGCGTTGTCCCTGCGGCCAGATTATAGT encodes:
- a CDS encoding FumA C-terminus/TtdB family hydratase beta subunit, with protein sequence MSLMRGRPALSENVKQIQVPFAAGVLATLKAGDLVSLTGYFYTGRDQTHRRLCALLDQGEPLPVDLGGQLLYYVGPSPARPGRVIGAAGPTTSYRMDPYTPRLLELGLAATMGKGARSRPVREAMVKHGAVYLAAVGGAGAYLARCIRKCELVAFEDAGPEAMFRFEVENFPAVVINDLAGNDYYEMVARGKRSPGIEPGVSQARFPALSSAGSHTDV
- a CDS encoding 8-oxo-dGTP diphosphatase: MYTPIIGTLGFVVSPDKKQVLLVHRNRRPDDQHLGKFNGLGGKMLADEDVFTCMEREIREEAGIECIDISLRGTINWPGFGPGGEDWLGFIFRIDRFRGVPFAENQEGELLWKPIAGLNELPMWEGDRCFLPLVFDDHPGIFHGYMPYAQGRLKGWSCVRR